From the genome of Branchiostoma floridae strain S238N-H82 chromosome 8, Bfl_VNyyK, whole genome shotgun sequence:
gcctgACCTGCACGTATCCCTGCCCGGGGTTGAGTATAGCGTACAGGAACAGAACTCTCTCCACGACCTCCCAGTGCGCCTCCTGTCCTtaaggtaacaaacaaacaaacaaacaaacaagcctgACCTGCACGTATCCCTGCCCGGGGTTGAGTATAGCGTACAGGAACAGAACTCTCTCCACGACCTCCCAGTGCGCCTCCTGTCCTtaaggtaacaaacaaacaaacaaacaaacaagcctgACCTGCACGTAACCCTGCCCGGGGTTGAGTTTAGCGTACAGGAACAGAACTCTCTCCACGACCTCCCAGTGCGCTTCCTGTCCCTCAGGTAACGTTTCATATTCCTCCACTGCAAATTTCCGCCGCGTGCTctggaataaacaaacaaacaaacaaacaccattttgttttagattcaatttttttcatgaaaaatctAAACACACATAACAATTTATCACTACAACAGAAAGTTAAAGTTAGAtacatatatatgcatacatttataacttaatgataattgatcaaacttgtttgtATTAAaagtacctgtacctaaatctTGTTCAGGCACACAGCTCGGAGAAGATGACTCACGTTTGTGACTGTGATGCCCAGCCGGGTCTTCCCGACATTTGCGGCCTTCAGTATCTTGTGcctgtacctgcacctgtacgtAAACCCATGTACCCGTACTTGTACCTACAGATCAGAACACACGACTCACGTTTGTGACGGTAATGCCGAGCCTGTTCTTCCCGACGTTCGCGGCCTTCAGTATCGTGTGCTCCACGCGTTTCCGCAGCGTTTCAATCCCGCTGTCCGCGTTCACCAGCCGCTCGCACGGGTGGTCCGTCGCCTGCTGGAAAAACGAGATGTCCGGACACAACCGCCTGCAACACGGAACACAGGGTGGTCTGGTTAGTTAAAACAAATCCCACAAACGTCTGGAACATCTGCTACACAAAGGAGGGTGGTTACATGGACATGTAGTTAAGACAGAGAAGAGGAGACAAATCCCATTGTTGCACTGATGCCAACATTTTTCATGCTGGTTTAAGGTATCAATGATGCCAACTGCCACAGGAATTTTACTGTAATTACAGCTGTCCAAGTTTCCCTCCTTTTAAACTGGCAGCCCATGGAAGCCCTGAGATCAGACATGTAGGGTTGTTAGTAAAGACACGAATGCCTAAAACACAGGGTAtgtgtttatgaaggttagacgtccaggtaaaCGATCATACTCTAAAAACGGTTCAATCTCGACAACTGGATGAGATCTGGCGATTTCTTTAAGACATTTTGGCTGATACAAAGATATGAAGAAAATATCAGTTACAgttatatagcaaataaacgtgaaaaatacattgtaagccGTTCTGGTGTTATGCGACGTGAAAGTTGGTGCTGACCTCAAAAGccacccggtctgaatagggtaaACAGATTATAAGTTACCTGACATCCTTGTCGATCTGAAGAAGCACATCGTTGTCCTTAAAGTACTGACTCCACTGGCTGTCTGGGTTTGGGTTCAGCGGCTGGAGGAGagagggaatgaatgaatgaatagatggatgaatgaatgaatgaaagaacgAATGTACAAAGGTAtaactatgaatgaatgagtgggtggataaaagtatgaatgaatgaatgatgaatgtCAGAAGGAATtgatgcatgaatgaatgaatgaatgaatgaacagatGAATGAGTGGTTCATTGGCACCACTGAAAAGTGTCAGCTGAAATAATAACGTACTATTTACACAATCTACACCTAAAACAAAGTCACACAGATGCTAGTAATACAAAGAGAATAATAGGAGATGAATTTACATAAAGGTATCATTGAATACCAGGAGCTGAACATTATAATCAATCGTGAATGACCACCTATCTCCCTGTATGAACGACTTTAATGAAACTGAAAATCGTAATCCATCACAAATTAGCAACATGTCTGTATGAACGACTTACATGGTCTGCGAAGGTCACGTCCTCCCGAGATGTCCCTGACCCCTGCTTCCCAGGGGTGATGATCAGTTCTTCCAACAGCTGCTGGTACAGGGCCCTGGAACATGCATAACACGGGGtcagggtcaaaggtgaacatGGGTAACACAGGGTCAAGGTCAACGGTGAACGTGGGTAACAcagggtcaaggtcaaaggtgaacgtGGGTAACACAGGGTCAAGGTCAAAGCTGAACATGGGTAACACAGGGTCAAGGTCAAAGCTGAACATGGGTAACATAGGGTCAAGGTCAAAGCTGAACATGGGTAACACAGGGTCAAGGTCAAAGCTGAACATGGGTAACATAGGGTCAAGGTCAAAGCTGAACATGGGTAACACAGGGTCAGGGTCAAAGCTTAACATGGGTAACACAGGGTCAAGGTCAAAGCTGAACATGGGTAACACAGGGTCAAGGTCAAAGCTGAACATGGGTAACACAGGGTCAAGGTCAAAGCTGAACATGGGTAACACAGGGTCAAGGTCAAAGCTGAGGCAGACTGGTCACAAAACTGGAGAATCTGCAATCATCTACTTACACTACAGCAGATCCTTGATGAAGCTTTAAGGTATATTCAGACATGGAGAATTTATGTCTTGAACAGCAACATAAGACATCTTATCTCCTTAAGAGTCTGACCTTTGCTTCTTGAGGAAGTCCGTCCAGTCTGTCGTGAGGGGCGGCAGGTAGTTCAGCAGGATCTGGGGAAGGTCAAGGGCAAGGTCACACAAAGCAATGGCTGCTGTTTTATATCAAACAATTCAAGTTCACATATAAcattatacaaattatacatGCTTTTACAGCACTGCCGAGTCTATTCTATAACATGATTTTCTATCCTGTTCATCTCATCATATGACGATGAACTGAGCTGAACTGATGTGTGTACAACATGTATGCAtatatgtacgtgtgtgtgtgtatgcatgtatgtatgtgtgtgtgtgtgagagtgtgcgcatgtgtgcgcatatatctgtgtgtgtgtgtgtgtgtgtatgattgtgtatgtgtattagtatgtgtgtatgtgaatctatgcgtgtgtatgtatgtgtgtggggtTAATGTCTtgatgtatgttgttgttgtgtgccatgttgttgttgttgttgttgtgtttgttctCACCTTCCAGCACTTGGCCCTCAGGCCGCGCCCATCCGGGATACCTGGGAGAAGACATTACATCAGTTATAAACTTTAATACGTGGATTTAAGCCCTAAATTTTACCTTGTCCCACCCTAATCTGGACCCAACTCTGCAATGTCAGCATAACTCCAAACCAAACATGTACAGCCCTGTTAATTAAGTCTGGTTAGCTGTGCCACATGGCTCCTGGGAGCCAGCTCCATTTCACAAGTCTGCTGCCGCACCACAAAGTCgggggttcgaatcccggctgtCGTGTTCAGGACTCCAATGTCTGAGGACTCTTATTCTAAATCCTTCTTTTGTGATTCAGGGACGAACATGGGAAGTTTAAAGGAATATGACTTtatctactttttttttacacagaaagGAAGACATACAGTTCCTCAACCTACACAGTATCAACCCAAATGATAGAGGACGCTGGagagctgccatcaagcctcCTCATCTacgtgcaagcacgtctaacccccacaggatggggaacaacagagtCTGACGATAAATCGGAGAGTGAGtgagcagggctcgaaatgctttttctgcatacctgcactggtgcaggtaacattaaaaattacctgcaccagacagattttaactgcaccactctgaatttaggaaatatggatcatattaaaattgttcaggaaccattgctattttttcttttatacttcataggcggtaacagtcaatgcagctgataacaatccatatacacctacattatcgaacatctatgtataaaacccagtacatggaccagtgcaggttaggtgcaggtatatctatagatatcacaaatacctgcacagctccaattttacctgcactaacctgcatatgcaggtggtatttcgagccctggtgagtgtgtgtgtactaCTACTAACTCAGGTGACATTCAGTGAAGTTTTGAGATCTCTGGTTCTGTCCAAGCACataggttggtgggaaaatttTGACCTTCTTCCTAAAATGTTACACGCCCTGTTTTCCATCCACACACCCCTCCCCATAACTATCCCCAGGGGGAGGGCGGACAGAGAACAAAACAACTGGATTTCACTAGTGGACCTGGTTTCTTGTGGTCAGGAGTTGTGGAAAAGTAAAAACTGAGTAAGGAAACCGGAACGAAGGCTGGGAGttgcccaagtcctacttacctctactccgcaaggaggcgggggtgaggggcagaagatcctcgcaagtctcgacctagttctcacaactctcgcgagaactaggtcactccgtgatcatgatggactgacagtcatcgaacatttggaggtatgtttgcctacctgtcaaaactagtcactgtttgatgacacaaattctattaactgtttacatacgtgactaatgagtCTCTTCAACGAAACTGAGTAAGGTTATTCAGGGTCAAAGGTCCGCCGGACTTTGTAACAAACGGGAGTGTGTACCTTTCANNNNNNNNNNNNNNNNNNNNNNNNNNNNNNNNNNNNNNNNNNNNNNNNNNNNNNNNNNNNNNNNNNNNNNNNNNNNNNNNNNNNNNNNNNNNNNNNNNNNNNNNNNNNNNNNNNNNNNNNNNNNNNNNNNNNNNNNNNNNNNNNNNNNNNNNNNNNNNNNNNNNNNNNNNNNNNNNNNNNNNNNNNNNNNNNNNNNNNNNNNNNNNNNNNNNNNNNNNNNNNNNNNNNNNNNNNNNNNNNNNNNNNNNNNNNNNNNNNNNNNNNNNNNNNNNNNNNNNNNNNNNNNNNNNNNNNNNNNNNNNNNNNNNNNNNNNNNNNNNNNNNNNNNNNNNNNNNNNNNNNNNNNNNNNNNNNNNNNNNNNNNNNNNNNNNNNNNNNNNNNNNNNNNNNNNNNNNNNNNNNNNNNNNNNNNNNNNNNNNNNNNNNNNNNNNNNNNNNNNNNNNNNNNNNNNNNNNNNNNNNNNNNNNNNNNNNNNNNNNNNNNNNNNNNNNNNNNNNNNNNNNNNNNNNNNNNNNNNNNNNNNNNNNNNNNNNNNNNNNNNNNNNNNNNNNNNNNNNNNNNNNNNNNNNNNNNNNNNNNNNNNNNNNNNNNNNNNNNNNNNNNNNNNNNNNNNNNNNNNNNNNNNNNNNNNNNNNNNNNNNNNNNNNNNNNNNNNNNNNNNNNNNNNNNNNNNNNNNNNNNNNNNNNNNNNNNNNNNNNNNNNNNNNNNNNNNNNNNNNNNNNNNNNNNNNNNNNNNNNNNNNNNNNNNNNNNNNNNNNNNNNNNNNNNNNNNNNNNNNNNNNNNNNNNNNNNNNNNNNNNNNNNNNNNNNNNNNNNNNNNNNNNNNNNNNNNNNNNNNNNNNNNNNNNNNNNNNNNNNNNNNNNNNNNNNNNNNNNNNNNNNNNNNNNNNNNNNNNNNNNNNNNNNNNNNNNNNNNNNNNNNNNNNNNNNNNNNNNNNNNNNNNNNNNNNNNNNNNNNNNNNNNNNNNNNNNNNNNNNNNNNNNNNNNNNNNNNNNNNNNNNNNNNNNNNNNNNNNNNNNNNNNNNNNNNNNNNNNNNNNNNNNNNNNNNNNNNNNNNNNNNNNNNNNNNNNNNNNNNNNNNNNNNNNNNNNNNNNNNNNNNNNNNNNNNNNNNNNNNNNNNNNNNNNNNNNNNNNNNNNNNNNNNNNNNNNNNNNNNNNNNNNNNNNNNNNNNNNNNNNNNNNNNNNNNNNNNNNNNNNNNNNNNNNNNNNNNNNNNNNNNNNNNNNNNNNNNNNNNNNNNNNNNNNNNNNNNNNNNNNNNNNNNNNNNNNNNNNNNNNNNNNNNNNNNNNNNNNNNNNNNNNNNNNNNNNNNNNNNNNNNNNNNNNNNNNNNNNNNNNNNNNNNNNNNNNNNNNNNNNNNNNNNNNNNNNNNNNNNNNNNNNNNNNNNNNNNNNNNNNNNNNNNNNNNNNNNNNNNNNNNNNNNNNNNNNNNNNNNNNNNNNNNNNNNNNNNNNNNNNNNNNNNNNNNNNNNNNNNNNNNNNNNNNNNNNNNNNNNNNNNNNNNNNNNNNNNNNNNNNNNNNNNNNNNNNNNNNNNNNNNNNNNNNNNNNNNNNNNNNNNNNNNNNNNNNNNNNNNNNNNNNNNNNNNNNNNNNNNNNNNNNNNNNNNNNNNNNNNNNNNNNNNNNNNNNNNNNNNNNNNNNNNNNNNNNNNNNNNNNNNNNNNNNNNNNNNNNNNNNNNNNNNNNNNNNNNNNNNNNNNNNNNNNNNNNNNNNNNNNNNNNNNNNNNNNNNNNNNNNNNNNNNNNNNNNNNNNNNNNNNNNNNNNNNNNNNNNNNNNNNNNNNNNNNNNNNNNNNNNNNNNNNNNNNNNNNNNNNNNNNNNNNNNNNNNNNNNNNNNNNNNNNNNNNNNNNNNNNNNNNNNNNNNNNNNNNNNNNNNNNNNNNNNNNNNNNNNNNNNNNNNNNNNNNNNNNNNNNNNNNNNNNNNNNNNNNNNNNNNNNNNNNNNNNNNNNNNNNNNNNNNNNNNNNNNNNNNNNNNNNNNNNNNNNNNNNNNNNNNNNNNNNNNNNNNNNNNNNNNNNNNNNNNNNNNNNNNNNNNNNNNNNNNNNNNNNNNNNNNNNNNNNNNNNNNNNNNNNNNNNNNNNNNNNNNNNNNNNNNNNNNNNNNNNNNNNNNNNNNNNNNNNNNNNNNNNNNNNNNNNNNNNNNNNNNNNNNNNNNNNNNNNNNNNNNNNNNNNNNNNNNNNNNNNNNNNNNNNNNNNNNNNNNNNNNNNNNNNNNNNNNNNNNNNNNNNNNNNNNNNNNNNNNNNNNNNNNNNNNNNNNNNNNNNNNNNNNNNNNNNNNNNNNNNNNNNNNNNNNNNNNNNNNNNNNNNNNNNNNNNNNNNNNNNNNNNNNNNNNNNNNNNNNNNNNNNNNNNNNNNNNNNNNNNNNNNNNNNNNNNNNNNNNNNNNNNNNNNNNNNNNNNNNNNNNNNNNNNNNNNNNNNNNNNNNNNNNNNNNNNNNNNNNNNNNNNNNNNNNNNNNNNNNNNNNNNNNNNNNNNNNNNNNNNNNNNNNNNNNNNNNNNNNNNNNNNNNNNNNNNNNNNNNNNNNNNNNNNNNNNNNNNNNNNNNNNNNNNNNNNNNNNNNNNNNNNNNNNNNNNNNNNNNNNNNNNNNNNNNNNNNNNNNNNNNNNNNNNNNNNNNNNNNNNNNNNNNNNNNNNNNNNNNNNNNNNNNNNNNNNNNNNNNNNNNNNNNNNNNNNNNNNNNNNNNNNNNNNNNNNNNNNNNNNNNNNNNNNNNNNNNNNNNNNNNNNNNNNNNNNNNNNNNNNNNNNNNNNNNNNNNNNNNNNNNNNNNNNNNNNNNNNNNNNNNTTGGGCATGGACATTGGGGTTTTCCCAAATATTTTGGAAGCCATGCCTCCATagtatatcatgtacatgtgtaatgcaTTCAGGCTCTGGGATAACAGCAGTGTGGTATGCTTATATAGTTTAATATGCATCAATAGTGGTGTAGGGGGCAGGGGTGGAGGGGTTAGGGGTGGAGCGGTTAGAGGTGGAGGGGTTATAGGTTGTAGGGGTAGGGGTGGAGGGGGTAGGGGTATTGGTAAATATTGATAATATCCTGCTTGACTTAGTCAAAGAAGAACATCAACCTACATAGATCATGTATATGTGAAAGCAATTTGCAAGTATGCCATATACTAAATCAGGCATTATATCTTTTCATTCGACATTAAATAAGACGGGACAAACTGGAACTGTACTCAAGTTATggaacttattttaacagcgcAACTTAACATGAATGTAAAGAAATTCAATGAGTGGCTGTCCACCACCTTCGCCTAGAAGGCCATGTTTTtaggtctgtctgtctgtgtgtatgcttGAGCAAAATTACGTTGCGACAGTATTACAGCCCAACAAGCATTTTCAATCCTTTGGTAGATCCCTGACTAGTGCGTTCCTCGGCTGTTTCAGGCTGGGATCCGTGGCTGTTACGGCCGATGCACACATATTCATGAAACGACGGTTTGTTTACGTTGTGAGATCATTATCGGCAGCAGTCACGCACAGGTGTATCTGTTGGTTCTTGACATTTGAAACAAGGCCGAGTTACGGATATctcatttataacaaataaagacaATATCACCCTTTTAAACTGCTATTTGATCATTAATATCATAAACGTACAACAGTATGAAGAATAAAGCTAAAGGGGCTCTGCATCActcatttacatacaaattAGGAGTGTCTTCATAAACAAGCTCTTTGACCCTTCCCTTTTTTACTGTCACCCAACACAGTCCGCAGCATGCTTATACATTTTAAGACGGCAAGACACAAAAGGACAACCTCGCAGTGAGAGATATGTGTCAATAGTGGTGGAGGGGGTAGGGGTGGAGGGATTATTGGTTGTAGGGGTAGAGTCGGAGCGGGTAGAGGTGGAGGGGGTAGGAGTGGAGGGGGTAGGGGTGGAAGGGGGTAGGATGGATCGGGGTGGGTTGCACGGGTCacgcccgtagccagggggggggggttcggggggttctgACGAACCCCCCCATTTGAtcgaaggtccgctttttcaagtttttttttatttttttaaggCCGACTGGTTTGTATCTCGAGCGGGACTGGATTCCTATAAAACTTCACTGTCTTTGGTCACTTGAATAAAGGTGAACGCTGTGGTTTTcaattagtctccaagcagaccctacggtgccttagaaatagtatcaaaactggccagggacttggtataccggcacctgtgcccgtttgactcccttagcccgCTATCTCCCTTTGGACAGCTATAATCCTTTGCCANNNNNNNNNNNNNNNNNNNNNNNNNNNNNNNNNNNNNNNNNNNNNNNNNNNNNNNNNNNNNNNNNNNNNNNNNNNNNNNNNNNNNNNNNNNNNNNNNNNNTAGTTTCATTAGCTTTCCCGAGTCCGCATTATACTGATAAAGCCCGGGGGCGGAGCGCGGCGCGCGTCAAAAACAAACTGTCACCGCTTGAACGTGTTGTTCCGCTGTGAGACACGCCCCGGCACGCGACACGAGTGTCGCCTGACTGTTGCTATGGTAAAGTACTAATGGCGCCCGAAAGTCTCACTTCGGGGGAGACGCAGGCCAAGCCTTGGCACattgaaatgtgtacataaaggcacagaaagacagtgccaataactcaactttctgacattactggcatacaaacttaccctcatatgaaagcccatcatctcagctgtgataaaatcccactgtcattagaaatcatacggcataatttgcagaaaaatacgCCCAAACCCTACCACCCCCTCAAACTCATAACAACCAAGGAAACAGACCCTTACACAACCAGGAAATAGTCCCAACTTCATATCCCCtgataaccacaaaaactcagcttttggGCCATAATCAGAAGgtagaaaccctccccagtcacattgacctcaaaactgccagaatttctacccatttttccaagaaaa
Proteins encoded in this window:
- the LOC118422050 gene encoding TBC1 domain family member 13-like, which encodes LLPGIPDGRGLRAKCWKILLNYLPPLTTDWTDFLKKQRALYQQLLEELIITPGKQGSGTSREDVTFADHPLNPNPDSQWSQYFKDNDVLLQIDKDVRRLCPDISFFQQATDHPCERLVNADSGIETLRKRVEHTILKAANVGKNRLGITVTNSTRRKFAVEEYETLPEGQEAHWEVVERVLFLYAKLNPGQGYVQVRLVCLFVCLLP